In one window of bacterium DNA:
- a CDS encoding alcohol dehydrogenase catalytic domain-containing protein translates to MSGKTMLAAVLHDFNDLRLEQVPIPEPKNFGDVVVKIKSCGICATDYKAIKGVRRNVKFPTITGHEPSGVVTAVGPGVSAFKPGDEVICQPSGFCGFCYNCRVGLTHYCEHSFVTGGDGPPDIWDGAFAEYMKTRDTSLYFKPKNISWDAAAITEPLSGAWKGTYKYSEAGLGDTVVIIGVGSIGMLCMMIAGAAGAGNLIAVDTSEYALNNAVELGATHTVNPAKEDAKKRIYEICPEGPDVIVEAAGPIGAVKLMISLLRRGTHWNVFGITTPETFELEGGLTHFLEARMDASFGTNTEAMSKAIRLMERGVIDPGKIVTHRFPLTKIHEALEVMGSPEHNKIMICPEE, encoded by the coding sequence ATGAGCGGCAAAACGATGTTGGCGGCCGTGCTTCATGATTTCAACGACCTGAGGCTCGAGCAAGTTCCGATCCCTGAACCAAAGAACTTTGGCGATGTGGTCGTTAAGATTAAGTCCTGCGGTATCTGCGCAACGGATTATAAGGCAATTAAAGGCGTTCGACGAAACGTTAAATTCCCGACCATCACCGGCCATGAGCCAAGTGGTGTAGTCACTGCCGTCGGTCCCGGCGTGTCTGCTTTCAAACCTGGCGATGAAGTTATCTGCCAGCCATCCGGTTTCTGCGGTTTTTGTTATAACTGTCGTGTCGGATTAACTCACTATTGCGAGCATTCTTTCGTCACCGGCGGCGATGGCCCGCCCGATATATGGGATGGCGCTTTCGCTGAATACATGAAAACCAGAGACACTTCGCTTTACTTTAAGCCCAAAAACATCTCTTGGGATGCAGCAGCCATCACCGAACCTTTGTCGGGCGCATGGAAAGGCACTTATAAATATAGCGAAGCTGGACTTGGTGATACCGTCGTTATTATTGGTGTAGGTTCGATAGGTATGCTTTGTATGATGATCGCTGGCGCAGCAGGCGCAGGCAATCTAATTGCGGTCGATACCAGCGAATATGCCCTTAATAACGCGGTCGAATTGGGTGCAACCCATACGGTTAATCCTGCCAAGGAAGATGCGAAGAAGCGAATCTACGAGATTTGCCCCGAAGGTCCGGATGTGATTGTCGAAGCTGCCGGTCCGATTGGGGCCGTTAAGTTGATGATCAGTCTGCTTCGCCGAGGCACTCACTGGAACGTATTCGGCATTACAACCCCCGAAACGTTCGAACTCGAAGGCGGCCTCACCCACTTCCTCGAAGCGAGAATGGATGCCAGCTTCGGCACTAACACCGAAGCCATGAGCAAAGCCATCCGCCTGATGGAGCGCGGCGTCATCGACCCAGGCAAGATCGTCACCCACCGCTTCCCGCTTACGAAAATCCACGAAGCGTTGGAAGTAATGGGCAGCCCCGAGCATAACAAAATCATGATCTGCCCTGAAGAGTAG
- a CDS encoding dTDP-4-dehydrorhamnose 3,5-epimerase family protein — protein MIEGLIIKSLKVHADERGTLMEMLRADEDVFRQFGQAYVSLNYPGVVRAWHWHEKQWDYWVVIKGMVKAVCYDARENSPTKGQVTEVFLGDKDQKQIVIPPGVVHGYKTIGVDTAYLLNLPTEIYNTSQPDEFRLPYDSPEVPYNWDIKMH, from the coding sequence ATGATCGAAGGTCTCATCATTAAATCGCTAAAAGTTCATGCAGATGAACGTGGGACGCTCATGGAAATGTTGCGTGCGGATGAGGATGTGTTCCGTCAATTCGGGCAGGCTTATGTTTCATTAAACTACCCGGGTGTCGTTCGTGCCTGGCATTGGCATGAGAAGCAATGGGACTATTGGGTTGTGATCAAGGGGATGGTCAAAGCGGTTTGCTATGATGCCCGCGAAAATTCGCCAACTAAAGGACAGGTTACTGAAGTGTTCCTAGGCGATAAAGACCAGAAGCAGATTGTGATCCCGCCGGGTGTAGTTCATGGCTACAAGACAATTGGAGTTGATACTGCCTACCTTCTCAATCTTCCAACCGAAATCTATAACACCAGTCAACCGGACGAATTCAGGCTTCCTTATGATAGCCCCGAAGTCCCCTACAACTGGGACATCAAAATGCATTAG
- a CDS encoding DUF2752 domain-containing protein, giving the protein MSEESKVLETVPPRCPELILPRTVWWERDVPLKLLLRNEGLWLLIVLGILGTALVLHPDPRGYGTHRQIFLPPCSFQFITGRPCPTCGLTTSFTAMAHLQLLTAIKANLFGPVIFLGMLVHSSFVAYGIFKRQRIRINPRFANRVGLTCVGVILLYGTIRCFLWHP; this is encoded by the coding sequence ATGAGTGAGGAAAGCAAAGTCCTGGAAACAGTTCCCCCAAGATGTCCAGAGCTAATATTGCCTCGAACGGTATGGTGGGAACGGGACGTGCCTTTGAAGCTACTGCTCAGAAATGAAGGGCTTTGGCTGTTGATTGTTTTGGGAATTTTAGGAACAGCGCTTGTCCTTCACCCCGACCCGCGCGGTTACGGCACCCATCGTCAGATATTTCTTCCCCCATGTTCATTCCAATTTATCACCGGCCGCCCATGCCCTACTTGCGGGTTGACAACCAGCTTCACCGCAATGGCGCATCTTCAGTTACTGACCGCTATAAAAGCCAACCTATTCGGCCCGGTTATCTTTTTGGGGATGTTAGTTCATAGCAGCTTTGTCGCCTATGGCATTTTCAAACGCCAAAGAATTCGAATCAATCCCCGGTTCGCCAATCGGGTTGGACTAACTTGCGTTGGAGTGATTTTGCTCTATGGAACTATCCGTTGCTTTCTGTGGCATCCCTAA